A genomic window from Sorex araneus isolate mSorAra2 chromosome 2, mSorAra2.pri, whole genome shotgun sequence includes:
- the TUBB gene encoding tubulin beta chain produces MREIVHIQAGQCGNQIGAKFWEVISDEHGIDPTGTYHGDSDLQLDRISVYYNEATGGKYVPRAILVDLEPGTMDSVRSGPFGQIFRPDNFVFGQSGAGNNWAKGHYTEGAELVDSVLDVVRKEAESCDCLQGFQLTHSLGGGTGSGMGTLLISKIREEYPDRIMNTFSVVPSPKVSDTVVEPYNATLSVHQLVENTDETYCIDNEALYDICFRTLKLTTPTYGDLNHLVSATMSGVTTCLRFPGQLNADLRKLAVNMVPFPRLHFFMPGFAPLTSRGSQQYRALTVPELTQQVFDAKNMMAACDPRHGRYLTVAAVFRGRMSMKEVDEQMLNVQNKNSSYFVEWIPNNVKTAVCDIPPRGLKMAVTFIGNSTAIQELFKRISEQFTAMFRRKAFLHWYTGEGMDEMEFTEAESNMNDLVSEYQQYQDATAEEEEDFGEEAEEEA; encoded by the exons ATGAGGGAAATCGTGCACATCCAGGCCGGTCAATGTGGCAACCAGATCGGTGCCAAG TTCTGGGAAGTCATAAGTGATGAGCACGGCATCGACCCCACCGGCACCTACCATGGCGATAGCGACCTGCAGCTGGACCGCATCTCTGTGTACTACAATGAAGCCACAG gTGGCAAGTATGTTCCTCGTGCGATCTTGGTGGATCTAGAACCTGGAACCATGGACTCTGTTCGCTCAGGTCCTTTTGGTCAGATTTTCAGACCAGACAACTTTGTTTTTG GTCAATCCGGGGCAGGCAACAATTGGGCCAAGGGCCATTATACAGAGGGGGCAGAGCTGGTTGACTCGGTATTGGATGTGGTACGGAAGGAGGCTGAAAGCTGTGACTGCCTGCAGGGCTTCCAGCTGACGCATTCCCTTGGCGGGGGCACGGGCTCTGGAATGGGCACCCTGCTCATCAGCAAGATCCGTGAAGAATACCCCGACCGCATCATGAACACCTTCAGTGTGGTGCCCTCACCCAAAGTCTCTGATACCGTGGTTGAGCCCTATAACGCCACCCTGTCGGTCCATCAGTTAGTAGAGAACACTGATGAGACCTACTGCATTGACAACGAGGCGCTTTACGACATCTGTTTCCGCACCCTGAAGCTGACCACGCCAACTTACGGGGACCTGAACCATCTCGTCTCAGCCACCATGAGCGGTGTCACCACCTGTCTCCGCTTCCCCGGCCAGCTCAATGCTGACCTCCGCAAACTGGCGGTCAATATGGTGCCCTTCCCCCGTCTCCACTTCTTCATGCCCGGCTTCGCCCCTCTAACAAGCCGAGGCAGCCAGCAGTACCGGGCCCTCACCGTGCCCGAACTCACCCAGCAGGTCTTCGATGCCAAGAACATGATGGCTGCGTGTGACCCCCGCCACGGCCGCTACCTCACCGTGGCTGCTGTGTTCCGCGGCCGGATGTCCATGAAGGAGGTCGATGAGCAGATGCTGAATGTGCAGAACAAGAATAGCAGCTACTTCGTGGAATGGATCCCCAACAACGTCAAGACCGCCGTCTGTGACATCCCGCCCCGCGGCCTCAAGATGGCAGTGACCTTCATCGGCAACAGCACCGCCATCCAGGAGCTGTTCAAGCGCATCTCGGAGCAGTTCACGGCCATGTTCCGCCGGAAGGCCTTCCTCCACTGGTACACGGGCGAGGGCATGGACGAGATGGAGTTCACCGAGGCCGAGAGCAACATGAACGACCTCGTCTCCGAGTACCAGCAGTACCAGGATGCCACggctgaagaggaggaggatttcggAGAGGAGGCAGAAGAGGAGGCCTAA